One Methanofastidiosum sp. genomic window, AGAAATTTTTCTTTATTGGCTAAATTGGAATTTATAATATCCATCAATGTTTCGCCTTGGATGTATTCCATAAAAATTGTTTGATTAACTAAAGAGTATGGCTTTGGAACAGGGATATTTTTTTTATAAAGATTTTGCAATATTTCAAATTCAAATCGATGTCTTGATGTTTTGAAAACTTTTGCCACAATTTTTTGGGAGTCGTGCTCTAATAAATAAACGGAGTTCTTCTTCGAATTGAATTGTTTTACAATGTGATCCTGAAGATTTTTTTCAAGATAAACAAAATCAATTAGCATACCACCATCGTTTTCCCAATTCTATTTAATCTTATCCTATTTGATCAGACTAATTATGAAGATAGTTCCCTTTGGTTTATTATCCTCTACCGTTATATCACCATTGGACTTCTTGAGAAGCTCTTTTACTATGTAAAGACCAAGACCAGAACCTTTATTTTCCCCAAAACAAAAATTTTCTTCGAATATCTTCTCCTTGTTTTCATCGGGAATCCCTTTACCATTATCTGCTATTTTTATTGTGTAATGCCCGTTATTTTCATAAAATGACATGTCAATCTTGTCAGCTTTTCCATGCACTATCGCATTTCTTACAACATTGTCAATTACTGATGTAAAGGTATTTTTGACTTTAATGTTAAAGTCGCCGATTAGATTTATTTTAACATCATAATTTTTAACTACTTCACCAATTATGTCTTTAAGATTGTAATTTTTGATATTATTATCGGACGATATGTCGTATTCAAATTCTCGTACCTTGTTGATTAGATCTACACTTTTGTTCATTGCTTTAATGGCCTTATCCTTAAGTTTTGTATCTTGGGTATTGAGCATCTCTAAAGACATCAATGTGACTGAAATATTATTTAATATGTCGTGTCTCAATATTTTATTTAGGAGTTTCAGAGTATTATTCAAATCACTTATCTCATCTTTTTCTTTTCTGTCTTTTGTAACAGATTTAGCAAATTTAAATACAACAATGAAAAGACCTATAGATATTATTATTCCTTGAAGATATGTATTAAAGAATTCAGATTCTTTGGTAAATTCATCTAGAAAATCCATTAATAATCCGTAAGAGAAGATGGCCCAGCCAAAAGTAAATGTTCTGATATTTAATTTGAATACGTAAAAAAGCATTATTATAACTAAGAAGAGATATGCGCCTTCAAATAATATATTAGCATGGTAAAATGAAGTATCAATTGGAAATGCGAGAAACCATAACAATACGATAAGAAATCCAAAAATAGAAAATACAAGAAGATCAAGATTATCTTTCAACATTTGAATCTGCTCCATAAAAGGATAGTTAATTAAATAACTTTCGCTTGTTCGAATTATTATTTCATAATCTCTTTTCGAAAATATTTTCTCAAGAACTCATAAAGTTTTTTATCCCAATTTGGAGGTGGATTCTCCATTTCTGTGAGGCTTAATATATAGGATATTGATTTTTTGTCCAGTAGATACTCAAAATCTTTATTTTCTATAAATCTATAAATTGCATTAAATATAGGAGAAGGTAAAGGAACTTTGAGCTTTGACAATTTAAGGTTTGTATGCATTAAAGATTTCTTCAAATATTCCATTTCACTGAGAGTTACATTGTGATATCTCATTCCATCGATTCTTTTTTCCCAGTCTTTCTTTGACTTTTCTTTGAATAGTTCTATTGCAACATATATTTTTGGCCATCTTTCAGGGTATATAAGTAGTAATCTCTGGATAGGCAGGATATTCTCTTGTATTAAAATAACTCTCTTTTTTATTTCGTCTATACCACTTTTAGCGTAGTTCACTTCATAGTAATCAAGTTGTGTTATTAGCCAAGAATCCCTTCGCTCAGATCTAATATTTTTTTTAGGGCTAGACTCTCCTGAAATAATTTTTGGATCGTTTGCATTCTTTGATGAGATACTCTCTTTTTGCATCCATAAACAAAAGAATAATTAAATATAAAAAATTTAGTATTAAAATCT contains:
- a CDS encoding HAMP domain-containing histidine kinase; the protein is MEQIQMLKDNLDLLVFSIFGFLIVLLWFLAFPIDTSFYHANILFEGAYLFLVIIMLFYVFKLNIRTFTFGWAIFSYGLLMDFLDEFTKESEFFNTYLQGIIISIGLFIVVFKFAKSVTKDRKEKDEISDLNNTLKLLNKILRHDILNNISVTLMSLEMLNTQDTKLKDKAIKAMNKSVDLINKVREFEYDISSDNNIKNYNLKDIIGEVVKNYDVKINLIGDFNIKVKNTFTSVIDNVVRNAIVHGKADKIDMSFYENNGHYTIKIADNGKGIPDENKEKIFEENFCFGENKGSGLGLYIVKELLKKSNGDITVEDNKPKGTIFIISLIK
- a CDS encoding phosphotransferase; the encoded protein is MLIDFVYLEKNLQDHIVKQFNSKKNSVYLLEHDSQKIVAKVFKTSRHRFEFEILQNLYKKNIPVPKPYSLVNQTIFMEYIQGETLMDIINSNLANKEKFL